From one Catellatospora sp. IY07-71 genomic stretch:
- a CDS encoding AAA family ATPase has product MTATLDAATPVLRPHAEQLYAAELAQLAEADDRPRPPGWRLSPQAVVTYLLGDGKDVSAKYIGPRRLMEVAVATLATDRALLLLGVPGTAKTWVSEHLAAAISGDSTLLVQGTAGTPEEAMRYGWNYARLLAEGPTAGAVVASPVMRAMRTGAIARIEELTRVPSDVQDTLLTILSEKTLPVPELGEEVQAVKGFNVIATANDRDRGVNELSSALRRRFNTVVLPVPGTVDEEVDIVSQRVASLGRALELPEVPDAISEIRRVVTVFRELREGVTADGRTKLKSPSGTLSTAEAISVMTSGMALASHFGDGTVRAADVAAGIRGAVVRDPVSDAVIWREYLETVARERDGWKDFYRAAREAE; this is encoded by the coding sequence ATGACCGCCACCCTCGACGCCGCCACCCCCGTGCTGCGGCCGCACGCCGAGCAGCTGTACGCCGCCGAGCTGGCGCAGCTGGCCGAGGCCGACGACCGGCCCCGCCCGCCGGGCTGGCGGCTGTCCCCGCAGGCCGTGGTGACGTACCTGCTCGGCGACGGCAAGGACGTCAGCGCCAAGTACATCGGCCCGCGCCGGCTGATGGAGGTCGCCGTGGCGACACTGGCCACCGACCGGGCGCTGCTGCTGCTCGGCGTGCCCGGCACCGCCAAGACCTGGGTGTCGGAGCACCTCGCCGCGGCGATCAGCGGCGACTCGACGCTGCTGGTCCAGGGCACCGCGGGCACCCCCGAGGAGGCCATGCGCTACGGCTGGAACTACGCCCGCCTGCTCGCCGAGGGCCCGACCGCGGGCGCGGTGGTGGCCAGCCCGGTGATGCGGGCCATGCGCACCGGCGCGATCGCGCGCATCGAGGAGCTGACCCGGGTGCCCTCCGACGTGCAGGACACCCTGCTGACCATCCTGTCGGAGAAGACGCTGCCGGTGCCGGAACTGGGTGAGGAGGTGCAGGCGGTCAAGGGCTTCAACGTCATCGCCACCGCCAACGACCGCGACCGGGGCGTCAACGAGCTGTCCAGCGCCCTGCGGCGCCGGTTCAACACGGTCGTGCTGCCCGTGCCGGGGACCGTGGATGAAGAGGTCGACATCGTGTCGCAGCGGGTCGCGTCGCTCGGCCGGGCCCTGGAGCTGCCCGAGGTGCCCGACGCGATCAGCGAGATCCGGCGCGTGGTGACCGTGTTCCGGGAGCTGCGCGAGGGCGTGACCGCCGACGGGCGGACCAAGCTGAAGAGCCCCAGCGGCACCCTGTCCACCGCCGAGGCGATCTCGGTGATGACCAGCGGCATGGCCCTGGCCTCGCACTTCGGCGACGGCACCGTCCGCGCCGCCGACGTCGCGGCGGGCATCCGCGGCGCGGTGGTCCGCGACCCCGTCTCCGACGCCGTCATCTGGCGGGAGTACCTGGAGACCGTGGCGCGCGAGCGCGACGGCTGGAAGGACTTCTACCGCGCCGCCCGGGAGGCGGAGTGA
- a CDS encoding DUF5682 family protein: MSSDRVHVLGVRHHGPGSARALVRALDELRPDLILVEGPPEADGLVALAAHEDLEPPVALLAYPTAATAGKGGVKGRAAFWPFAVFSPEWQALRWAVEHDVPLRFCDLPAGHRFAAQATEDAGTGGAEPDGPLDAAGPQPDPSTATAPVDGAAPGAAGEPVVADEAEPAEGEDALRVDPIAGLAQAAGYDDPERWWEDVIEHRRDVPPFAAVAEAMAAVRESAPVIGEDLVREAYMRQVLRAALKEGHQRIAVVCGAWHVPALTGELPPAKADAVLLKGLPTVPTTVTWVPWTHGRLASWSGYGAGVTAPGWYHHLFTAEDQPVERWLVGVAGVLRGEDLPVSSAHVIESVRLADTLAVLRGRPLPGLAEVTEATRAVLCDGDDTRLELVQRKVVVGERLGRVPADAPAVPLARDLAATAKRLKLAQQALITDHDLDLRKPNDLERSRLLHRLRLLGVGWGTPGQRKAGKGTFWESWRLQWHPEYAVDLIEASAYGVTVEQAATAKTVESAAGAELPVLTGLLEACLLADLPGAQPRVLQELNDRAAVDTDVAQLMAAVPALARSLRYGDVRATSTEALAEVLTGLVTRIRLGLPGALTGLDDDAARALREHLDGTHEALNLLADRLPLREEWLAALARLVDRPDLPGLLAGRLLRLLRDAGSFDADAVELRLSRALTVGVLPTTAAGYVEGFIAGGGLLLVHDEALLSLVDRWLTGLAPDTFTAVLPLLRRTFAAFAAPERRAVGEKVRHLGSGGTRRTGSDLDDLDLDEARVARVVPTLELLLAAGRGTR, from the coding sequence GTGAGCTCCGACCGCGTCCACGTCCTGGGCGTACGCCACCACGGCCCGGGTTCGGCCCGGGCCCTGGTGCGGGCGCTGGACGAGCTGCGCCCCGACCTGATCCTGGTCGAGGGCCCGCCGGAGGCGGACGGCCTGGTCGCGCTCGCCGCGCACGAGGACCTGGAGCCGCCGGTCGCGCTGCTGGCGTACCCGACGGCCGCGACGGCGGGCAAGGGCGGGGTGAAGGGGCGGGCGGCGTTCTGGCCGTTCGCCGTGTTCTCCCCGGAGTGGCAGGCGCTGCGCTGGGCGGTCGAGCACGACGTGCCGCTGCGCTTCTGCGACCTGCCCGCCGGACACCGCTTCGCCGCTCAGGCCACCGAGGACGCCGGGACGGGTGGCGCGGAGCCGGACGGCCCGCTCGACGCGGCCGGGCCGCAGCCGGATCCGTCCACGGCGACTGCGCCCGTTGACGGAGCGGCGCCCGGCGCGGCGGGTGAGCCCGTAGTCGCGGACGAAGCCGAGCCCGCGGAGGGTGAGGACGCGCTGCGGGTGGACCCGATCGCGGGGCTGGCCCAGGCCGCCGGGTACGACGACCCGGAGCGCTGGTGGGAGGACGTGATCGAACACCGGCGCGACGTGCCGCCGTTCGCCGCCGTGGCCGAGGCGATGGCCGCGGTGCGCGAGTCCGCGCCCGTCATCGGCGAGGACCTGGTACGCGAGGCGTACATGCGCCAGGTCCTGCGTGCGGCCCTGAAGGAGGGGCACCAGCGCATCGCCGTGGTCTGCGGCGCCTGGCACGTGCCCGCCCTCACCGGCGAGCTGCCCCCGGCCAAGGCAGACGCCGTGCTGCTCAAGGGCCTGCCCACGGTGCCCACGACGGTCACCTGGGTGCCGTGGACGCACGGGCGGCTGGCCTCCTGGAGCGGCTACGGCGCGGGCGTCACCGCGCCCGGCTGGTACCACCACCTGTTCACCGCCGAGGACCAGCCGGTCGAGCGCTGGCTGGTCGGCGTCGCCGGGGTGCTGCGCGGCGAGGACCTGCCCGTGTCCAGCGCTCACGTCATCGAGTCGGTCCGCCTGGCCGACACGCTCGCCGTGCTGCGCGGCCGCCCGCTGCCCGGCCTGGCCGAGGTCACCGAGGCGACCCGCGCCGTGCTGTGCGACGGCGACGACACCCGCCTGGAGCTGGTCCAGCGCAAGGTCGTGGTGGGGGAGCGGCTCGGCCGCGTCCCGGCCGACGCCCCGGCCGTCCCGCTGGCCCGGGACCTGGCCGCGACCGCCAAGCGCCTCAAGCTCGCCCAGCAGGCCCTGATCACCGACCACGACCTCGACCTGCGCAAGCCGAACGACCTGGAGCGCAGCCGGCTGCTGCACCGGCTGCGGCTGCTCGGCGTCGGCTGGGGCACCCCCGGCCAGCGCAAGGCCGGCAAGGGCACCTTCTGGGAGTCGTGGCGCCTGCAGTGGCACCCCGAGTACGCCGTAGACCTCATCGAGGCCAGCGCGTACGGCGTCACCGTCGAGCAGGCCGCCACCGCCAAGACCGTCGAGTCCGCCGCCGGGGCCGAGCTGCCGGTGCTGACCGGCCTGCTGGAGGCGTGCCTGCTCGCCGACCTGCCCGGCGCGCAGCCCCGGGTGCTCCAGGAGCTGAACGACCGGGCCGCCGTCGACACCGACGTGGCCCAGCTGATGGCGGCCGTGCCCGCGCTGGCCCGCTCGCTGCGCTACGGCGACGTCCGCGCCACCAGCACCGAGGCGCTGGCCGAGGTGCTGACCGGCCTGGTCACCCGGATCCGGCTGGGCCTGCCCGGCGCGCTCACCGGCCTCGACGACGACGCGGCCCGCGCCCTGCGCGAGCACCTCGACGGCACGCACGAGGCCCTGAACCTGCTCGCCGACCGGCTGCCGCTGCGCGAGGAGTGGCTGGCGGCGCTGGCGCGGCTGGTGGACCGGCCGGACCTGCCCGGTCTGCTCGCCGGGCGGCTGCTGCGGCTGCTGCGCGACGCGGGCAGCTTCGACGCCGACGCGGTCGAGCTGCGCCTGTCCCGGGCGCTGACGGTCGGCGTGCTGCCGACGACGGCGGCCGGGTATGTCGAAGGCTTCATCGCCGGCGGCGGGCTGCTGCTGGTGCACGACGAGGCGCTGCTGTCGCTGGTGGACCGGTGGCTGACCGGGCTCGCCCCGGACACGTTCACGGCGGTGCTGCCGCTGCTGCGGCGTACCTTCGCCGCCTTCGCCGCCCCCGAACGCCGCGCCGTCGGCGAAAAGGTCCGTCACCTGGGCTCCGGCGGCACCCGCCGCACCGGATCCGATCTGGACGATCTCGATCTGGACGAGGCCCGCGTGGCGCGGGTCGTGCCGACGCTGGAGCTGCTGCTGGCGGCGGGAAGGGGTACGCGGTGA
- a CDS encoding TIGR02611 family protein encodes MSDKPDFPQRSSTWRDRARIAHQTVRANPTGAAALKVIIGVLGAVVVAIGVLLIPLPGPGWLIVIGGLAIWAIEFVWARHLLRFTKDKVHGWTEWVKRQPLPVRLLIGLAGLAFVAAVLYTTLRFSFGIDVVSQAWEYVSTH; translated from the coding sequence ATGAGCGACAAACCGGACTTTCCGCAGCGCTCCAGCACGTGGCGGGACCGGGCGCGCATTGCACATCAGACCGTTCGGGCTAATCCGACCGGGGCAGCCGCACTCAAGGTGATCATCGGGGTGCTGGGCGCCGTGGTGGTCGCGATCGGGGTGCTGCTCATCCCGCTGCCGGGGCCGGGCTGGCTGATCGTGATCGGCGGTCTGGCGATCTGGGCGATCGAGTTCGTGTGGGCCCGGCACCTGCTGCGGTTCACCAAGGACAAGGTGCACGGCTGGACGGAGTGGGTGAAGCGCCAGCCGCTGCCGGTGCGCCTGCTGATCGGCCTGGCGGGGCTGGCGTTCGTGGCCGCCGTGCTCTACACCACGCTGCGCTTCAGTTTCGGTATCGACGTGGTGAGCCAGGCCTGGGAATACGTCAGCACGCACTGA
- a CDS encoding SsgA family sporulation/cell division regulator yields MSAIRPTTVEVETSLRLVAPDATSLPVRASLRYDPVDPYAVHVLFHAESAGGEAVSWSFARELLVTGLDEPAGIGDVRVWPWATPRGDFVALALSSPDGNALFEVPRSVLVRFLRRTYVVVPRGRETDHLDVDAAVNRLLAGR; encoded by the coding sequence ATGAGTGCTATCCGTCCTACGACCGTCGAGGTCGAGACATCGTTGCGGCTGGTCGCGCCCGACGCGACCTCGCTTCCGGTGCGGGCGAGTCTTCGCTACGACCCGGTCGACCCGTACGCGGTGCATGTGCTCTTCCACGCCGAATCCGCCGGCGGCGAGGCGGTGAGCTGGTCGTTCGCCCGCGAGCTGCTGGTCACCGGACTCGACGAGCCGGCCGGCATCGGCGACGTGCGGGTCTGGCCCTGGGCCACCCCGCGTGGCGACTTCGTCGCGCTCGCCCTGTCGTCGCCTGACGGCAACGCGCTCTTCGAGGTCCCGCGAAGCGTCCTGGTGCGCTTCCTGCGCCGCACCTACGTCGTGGTGCCCCGCGGTCGCGAGACCGACCACCTCGACGTCGACGCGGCGGTCAACCGGCTGCTGGCCGGCCGCTGA
- a CDS encoding SWIM zinc finger family protein, with protein sequence MSEPIEPPWSAEQIQALAPDASSLKSAAKLAGGSGWSSTGTGGTPAGLWGLCQGSGSTPYQICVDLTEPAYKCSCPSRKFPCKHALALLLRWSAGKVDAAAPPQWMTEWTTSRGARAQKKAEAATAPRTEAQEKAAAKRAAKRAESVAGGVAELRVWLSDQVRHGIAGLDQAGYRPFEQVAARLVDAQAPGLAAAVRRLAPLPSSGSGWEQRLLAELGLLHLLAGAAADADALPEDLAVTVRSRAGQQVSADQVLAGPRVRDRWQVTGARDELDDKLNSRRVWLRGRDTGRAALVLSFAAPGQALPVDLVLGTELDADLTFYPGVAPLRALIAERHGAPSACPAPGPAQTVAQALDEICTALAADPWLFSWPLLLTGAFAPGQPWHLVDADGDALPLDPSFGEPWRLAAVAGGEPITLAAEWGPSGLRPLTVYAAGEVIRA encoded by the coding sequence ATGTCCGAACCGATCGAGCCGCCCTGGAGCGCCGAGCAGATCCAGGCGCTGGCTCCTGACGCGTCCTCGCTGAAATCGGCCGCCAAGCTCGCCGGCGGGTCCGGCTGGAGCAGCACCGGCACCGGCGGCACCCCGGCCGGCCTGTGGGGCCTGTGCCAGGGCAGCGGCAGCACGCCGTACCAGATCTGCGTCGACCTGACCGAGCCCGCCTACAAGTGCTCCTGCCCGAGCCGCAAGTTCCCGTGCAAGCACGCGCTGGCGCTGCTGCTGCGCTGGTCGGCCGGGAAGGTGGACGCCGCCGCGCCGCCGCAGTGGATGACTGAGTGGACCACCTCGCGCGGGGCGCGGGCGCAGAAGAAGGCCGAGGCCGCCACCGCGCCGCGCACCGAGGCCCAGGAGAAGGCCGCCGCGAAGCGGGCCGCCAAACGCGCCGAGTCGGTCGCCGGTGGCGTCGCCGAGCTGCGGGTATGGCTGTCCGACCAGGTCCGGCACGGCATCGCCGGGCTCGACCAGGCCGGCTACCGCCCGTTCGAGCAGGTCGCCGCGCGGCTGGTCGACGCGCAGGCGCCCGGCCTGGCCGCCGCGGTGCGCCGGCTCGCGCCGCTGCCCAGCTCGGGGTCTGGCTGGGAGCAGCGGCTGCTCGCCGAGCTGGGCCTGCTGCACCTGCTGGCCGGGGCCGCCGCCGACGCGGACGCGCTGCCGGAGGACCTCGCGGTCACCGTGCGCTCCCGGGCCGGGCAGCAGGTCAGCGCCGACCAGGTGCTGGCCGGGCCGCGGGTGCGCGACCGGTGGCAGGTCACCGGCGCCCGTGACGAGCTGGACGACAAGCTCAACAGCCGCCGGGTGTGGCTGCGCGGCCGCGACACCGGCCGGGCCGCGCTGGTGCTGTCGTTCGCGGCGCCCGGCCAGGCGCTGCCGGTGGACCTGGTCCTCGGCACCGAACTCGACGCGGATCTGACCTTCTATCCGGGGGTCGCGCCGCTGCGCGCGCTGATCGCCGAGCGGCACGGCGCACCGAGCGCCTGCCCGGCCCCCGGCCCGGCACAGACCGTCGCGCAGGCCCTCGACGAGATCTGCACCGCGCTGGCCGCCGACCCGTGGCTGTTCAGCTGGCCGCTGCTGCTGACCGGCGCGTTCGCCCCCGGGCAGCCGTGGCACCTGGTCGACGCCGACGGCGACGCCCTGCCGCTGGACCCGTCGTTCGGCGAGCCGTGGCGCCTGGCCGCCGTCGCGGGTGGCGAGCCGATCACGCTTGCCGCCGAGTGGGGCCCGTCCGGCCTGCGGCCACTGACGGTGTACGCCGCGGGCGAGGTGATCCGGGCATGA
- a CDS encoding glycosyltransferase has protein sequence MRISFLVHNAYAVGGTARTTANLANALAMAGHEVEVVSVFRHRDEPHFGLAGARLRHLVDLRRDGRYEGDHPGMSRRSAVFPVAEHRYEQYSALTDERIGGYLAGLDADVVVGTRAGLNVHIARQAPARLVRVAQEHLTLQSYSNRLRFTLRRHFTRLDAVTTTTRADAAAYRRLMRLPGVHVSAIPNCVPATPVPPSPVTAPVVVAAGRLAAVKRYDDLIRAFALVRARRPEWTLRLYGGGERKAALDDLIGELGLREHVQLMGVTTPLEPHLAEGSLLVVSSSMESFGMTIVEGMRVGLPVVATDCPHGPREIIDHGVDGLLVPPRDPAALAAAMLDLIGDGDRRQAMGRAALAKAARFDPAAVADRHAALFQRLLAARHGRRRPRKAALRAAGQLAGAALTTLDLAKAGWRRLRS, from the coding sequence ATGCGCATCTCGTTCCTGGTCCACAACGCCTACGCGGTCGGCGGCACGGCGCGTACCACCGCGAACCTGGCCAACGCGCTGGCCATGGCGGGGCACGAGGTCGAGGTCGTCTCGGTGTTCCGGCACCGCGACGAACCGCACTTCGGGCTCGCCGGGGCACGCCTGAGGCACCTGGTGGACCTGCGCCGCGACGGCCGCTACGAGGGCGACCATCCCGGGATGAGCCGCCGCTCGGCGGTCTTCCCGGTGGCCGAGCACCGGTACGAGCAGTACAGCGCGCTCACCGACGAGCGCATCGGCGGCTACCTGGCCGGGCTCGACGCCGACGTGGTGGTCGGGACCAGGGCGGGGCTCAACGTCCACATCGCCCGGCAGGCCCCGGCCCGGCTGGTACGCGTCGCGCAGGAGCACCTGACGCTGCAGTCCTACAGCAACCGGCTGCGGTTCACGCTGCGCCGCCACTTCACCCGGCTGGACGCGGTCACCACGACCACGCGTGCCGACGCGGCGGCGTACCGGCGGCTGATGCGCCTGCCTGGGGTGCACGTCAGCGCGATACCGAACTGCGTACCCGCCACGCCGGTGCCGCCGTCGCCGGTGACCGCGCCCGTGGTCGTGGCCGCGGGACGGCTGGCGGCGGTCAAGCGCTACGACGACCTGATCCGCGCGTTCGCTCTGGTCCGCGCGCGGCGTCCGGAGTGGACGCTGCGACTGTACGGCGGCGGCGAGCGCAAGGCCGCCCTCGACGACCTGATCGGCGAACTCGGCCTGCGCGAGCATGTACAGCTCATGGGGGTGACCACGCCGCTGGAGCCGCACCTGGCCGAGGGCTCGCTGCTGGTGGTGTCGTCGAGCATGGAGTCGTTCGGCATGACCATCGTCGAGGGCATGCGGGTCGGCCTGCCCGTGGTCGCCACCGACTGCCCGCACGGCCCCCGCGAGATCATCGACCACGGCGTGGACGGGCTGCTGGTCCCGCCGCGCGACCCGGCCGCGCTGGCCGCGGCGATGCTGGACCTGATCGGCGACGGGGACCGGCGGCAGGCGATGGGCCGGGCGGCGCTGGCCAAGGCGGCCCGGTTCGACCCGGCGGCGGTCGCCGACCGGCACGCGGCCCTGTTCCAGCGGCTGCTCGCGGCCCGGCACGGGCGCCGCCGACCGCGCAAGGCGGCGCTGCGGGCCGCCGGGCAGCTCGCCGGCGCGGCGCTGACCACCCTCGACCTGGCCAAGGCGGGTTGGCGCAGGCTGCGGTCCTGA
- a CDS encoding tyrosine-type recombinase/integrase: MFRSRVWRPALAEAGLLGSIEEIGPGKLRASWVDAAGIERSTDTGTRAEAVALVATNAAGGLRFHDLRHSYATWLISSGVPVNDVQRVMGHEQASTRLNRYTHHSGEHDGRVRDAFADFSLTIEPSADPEDGESPSEEGL, translated from the coding sequence CTGTTCCGCTCTCGGGTCTGGCGTCCCGCCCTGGCCGAAGCCGGCCTACTCGGCAGCATCGAGGAGATCGGTCCGGGCAAGCTCCGCGCTTCCTGGGTCGACGCGGCCGGGATCGAGCGCAGTACCGACACTGGCACCCGTGCCGAGGCCGTCGCCCTGGTCGCCACGAACGCGGCCGGCGGGCTGAGGTTCCATGACCTCCGCCACTCGTACGCCACGTGGCTGATCTCCAGCGGCGTCCCGGTCAACGACGTCCAGCGGGTCATGGGACACGAGCAGGCGTCGACGAGGCTCAACCGGTACACGCACCACTCGGGTGAGCATGACGGCCGGGTCCGCGACGCCTTCGCTGACTTTTCGCTGACTATCGAGCCGTCAGCCGACCCCGAAGACGGCGAAAGCCCTTCCGAAGAAGGGCTTTGA
- a CDS encoding VWA domain-containing protein translates to MSDEERLRRWRLVLGGEGAEGTGTTLTGVDAGMDAALAALYRDGDGEGGSSRSAGLGGSAPKVARWLGDIREYFPSTVVQVMQADAIERLNLTRLLVEPEMLEAVEPDVHLVGTLLSLNKVMPDKARATARMVVAKVVAELERRVAQRTRAAITGAVNRAARITRPRHRDIDWNRTIRANLKHYQAEHRTVVPERLIGYGRQTKSVQRDVVLCVDQSGSMAASVVYSGVFGAVLASMKSLRTSLVVFDTAVVDLTDQLQDPVEVLFGTQLGGGTDINRAIAYCQGLITRPRDSIFILISDLYEGGVRQEMLRRVATMTAAGVQVIVLLALSDEGQPSYDHANAAALAAMGVPSFACTPDAFPDLMAAAIERRDLRTFVEKIGR, encoded by the coding sequence GTGAGCGACGAGGAGCGGCTGCGCCGCTGGCGGCTGGTGCTCGGCGGCGAAGGTGCCGAGGGCACCGGCACGACCCTGACCGGTGTGGATGCGGGCATGGACGCGGCCCTGGCCGCGCTCTACCGCGACGGCGACGGCGAGGGCGGCTCGTCGCGCAGCGCGGGCCTGGGCGGCTCCGCGCCGAAGGTGGCCCGCTGGCTCGGCGACATCCGGGAATACTTCCCGTCCACCGTGGTGCAGGTGATGCAGGCCGACGCGATCGAGCGGCTCAACCTGACCCGGCTGCTGGTCGAGCCGGAGATGCTGGAGGCCGTCGAACCGGACGTGCACCTGGTCGGCACGCTGCTGTCGCTGAACAAGGTGATGCCCGACAAGGCCCGCGCCACCGCCCGCATGGTCGTCGCGAAGGTCGTGGCCGAACTGGAGCGCCGCGTCGCGCAGCGCACCCGCGCCGCGATCACCGGCGCCGTCAACCGGGCCGCGCGGATCACCCGCCCGCGCCACCGCGACATCGACTGGAACCGGACCATCCGCGCCAACCTCAAGCACTACCAGGCCGAACATCGGACCGTGGTGCCGGAGCGCCTGATCGGCTACGGCCGGCAGACGAAGTCGGTGCAGCGTGACGTGGTGCTGTGCGTGGACCAGTCCGGCTCGATGGCCGCGTCGGTGGTCTACTCCGGAGTCTTCGGTGCGGTGCTGGCCTCGATGAAGTCGCTGCGCACGTCCCTGGTCGTGTTCGACACCGCCGTGGTGGACCTGACCGACCAGCTGCAGGACCCGGTCGAGGTGCTGTTCGGCACGCAGCTCGGCGGCGGCACCGACATCAACCGCGCCATCGCGTACTGCCAGGGCCTGATCACCCGGCCGCGGGACAGCATCTTCATCCTCATCTCCGACCTCTATGAAGGAGGAGTACGCCAGGAGATGCTGCGCCGGGTCGCCACCATGACCGCGGCCGGGGTGCAGGTGATCGTCCTGCTCGCACTGTCCGATGAAGGACAGCCGTCGTACGACCACGCCAACGCCGCGGCGCTGGCCGCGATGGGGGTGCCGTCGTTCGCGTGCACGCCGGACGCGTTCCCGGACCTGATGGCGGCTGCGATCGAACGGCGCGACCTGCGCACCTTCGTCGAGAAGATCGGCCGCTGA
- a CDS encoding DUF5691 domain-containing protein, which translates to MTGEVWNDLLSSALVGTDRRKAVLPAVDGALKAVLPVGELDPESLLTAAAVVTVARRAGQQAARVAAPVPAPAETMPLAPAGAQDRLGRLLSGLDGDLDRATSRELAGEWLRLAADRGLRAAPQLLVTLLELGCAESSLRPLIRAAGGERLTWLCVEGPGRWAWAAETDTEPDPADWDTGRVAERAAYLAHLRERDPAAGRELLLASWPQEKAADLAVLVDACEAGLGPEDEPWLEKALDGRSGQVREAAVRLLAALPGSAYRQRMKERALAGVTAPARGRLEVHLPTSYDAGMRRDGVVEKTLAGVGERSHWLRQCIAAAPLDCWSAYSDSPEAFLTRQARQADDDWGNPLRHGLARAAIEQRDARWARALIKDGFLADSSDMYADLAAVLPADELTELVARRIAREGGASARLLETLPQPWPAPVCEAVLGALANQERRRSGWWQLLRQGENGFGPEYAPQVRALHDALPPTDQQMLSRFMIILQIRHDIHREFA; encoded by the coding sequence ATGACTGGCGAGGTGTGGAACGACCTGCTGTCCAGCGCCCTGGTCGGCACCGACCGGCGTAAGGCGGTGCTGCCCGCCGTTGACGGCGCGCTCAAGGCGGTGCTGCCGGTCGGCGAGCTGGACCCGGAGTCGCTGCTCACGGCGGCGGCCGTGGTGACCGTCGCGCGCCGTGCCGGGCAGCAGGCCGCCCGGGTCGCCGCGCCGGTGCCCGCCCCGGCGGAGACGATGCCGCTCGCGCCCGCCGGTGCGCAGGACCGGCTCGGCCGGCTGCTGTCCGGGCTGGACGGCGACCTCGACCGGGCCACGAGCCGGGAGCTGGCCGGGGAGTGGCTGCGCCTGGCCGCCGACCGTGGCCTGCGCGCCGCGCCGCAGCTCCTGGTGACGCTGCTGGAGCTGGGCTGTGCCGAGTCGTCGCTGCGGCCGCTGATCCGCGCGGCCGGCGGCGAACGGCTGACCTGGCTGTGCGTGGAGGGGCCGGGCCGCTGGGCCTGGGCCGCCGAGACCGACACGGAGCCGGACCCCGCCGACTGGGACACCGGCCGCGTCGCCGAACGGGCCGCGTACCTCGCCCACCTGCGGGAGCGGGATCCGGCCGCGGGCCGGGAGCTGCTGCTGGCGAGCTGGCCGCAGGAGAAGGCCGCCGACCTGGCCGTGCTCGTCGACGCGTGCGAGGCGGGGCTCGGTCCCGAGGACGAGCCGTGGCTGGAGAAGGCGCTCGACGGGCGCAGCGGGCAGGTGCGGGAGGCGGCCGTGCGGCTGCTGGCCGCGCTGCCCGGCTCGGCATACCGGCAGCGGATGAAGGAGCGGGCCCTGGCGGGCGTCACCGCGCCCGCGCGCGGGCGGCTGGAGGTGCACCTGCCCACCTCGTATGACGCGGGGATGCGCCGCGACGGAGTCGTCGAGAAGACCCTCGCCGGGGTCGGCGAGCGCTCGCACTGGCTGCGGCAGTGCATCGCCGCCGCCCCGCTGGACTGCTGGTCGGCGTACAGCGACTCGCCGGAGGCGTTCCTGACGCGGCAGGCGCGGCAGGCCGACGACGACTGGGGCAACCCGCTGCGCCACGGCCTGGCCCGGGCGGCGATCGAGCAGCGCGACGCCCGCTGGGCCAGGGCGCTGATCAAGGACGGCTTCCTCGCCGACAGCAGCGACATGTACGCCGACCTGGCCGCGGTGCTGCCCGCTGACGAGCTGACCGAGCTGGTGGCACGCCGGATCGCGCGCGAGGGTGGCGCGTCGGCGCGGCTGCTCGAAACGCTGCCGCAGCCCTGGCCCGCGCCGGTGTGCGAGGCCGTGCTGGGCGCTCTCGCCAACCAGGAGCGCCGCCGTTCCGGCTGGTGGCAGCTGCTGCGCCAGGGTGAGAACGGCTTCGGCCCCGAGTACGCGCCGCAGGTGCGGGCGCTGCACGACGCGCTGCCGCCCACCGACCAGCAGATGCTGTCCCGCTTCATGATCATTTTGCAGATCCGACACGACATCCACCGGGAGTTCGCATGA
- a CDS encoding SigE family RNA polymerase sigma factor — protein MSETPEDFREYAAARRSALRRTAFLLCGDWHLADDLVQDALAGLFVRWRRVRAGGDVDPYVRRMLVNGYLATHRRKWRREVATAELPDVADGAAEPDGTREVLLRALAGLQPSQRAVVVLRYWEDLSVEQTAAALGCSTGNVKSQASRGLAHLRTALATSGALEGEPV, from the coding sequence ATGAGCGAGACACCCGAGGACTTCCGCGAGTACGCCGCCGCCCGGCGCAGCGCGTTACGCCGCACGGCGTTCCTGCTGTGCGGGGACTGGCACCTCGCCGACGACCTGGTCCAGGACGCCCTGGCCGGGCTGTTCGTGCGCTGGCGGCGGGTGCGCGCGGGCGGCGACGTCGACCCGTACGTGCGCCGCATGCTGGTCAACGGGTATCTGGCCACTCACCGGCGCAAGTGGCGGCGCGAGGTCGCCACCGCCGAGCTGCCCGACGTCGCCGACGGCGCGGCCGAGCCCGACGGCACCCGCGAGGTGCTGCTGCGGGCGCTGGCCGGGCTGCAGCCGTCCCAGCGGGCCGTGGTGGTCCTGCGCTACTGGGAGGACCTGTCGGTCGAGCAGACCGCCGCCGCGCTGGGCTGCAGCACGGGCAACGTCAAGAGCCAGGCCTCCCGCGGCCTGGCACACCTGCGTACGGCGCTGGCCACGTCCGGCGCCCTGGAGGGAGAACCCGTATGA